The genomic DNA AAGAACTGGTATTGGCCTGATGAAAGGGCGGGATTTGATCAAGATATTGGAGGGCATGGGATGCGTACTGGTCAGACATGGCAGTGCACACGACTGGTATACAAATTATCAAACCAAACAATCGCAACCCGTGCCAGGACATTCTGAAATCAATGACAATCTAGCCAAATCAATCATTAAAAAGTTATCAAACACTTAACCCCAAGCAAACCATTTCCCGTTTCCCGTGTAACATGGCACGTGGGCACGTTGGCACGTGTAACGTGTATCATCTTTCATGCTCCGTCTTATGAATAAAATCTTCCACAAATCCAAAAACAAAAAAGAAGCAGAGGACTGGGACATTCTCCAGCAGATCTCTATGACGGCGGACGAACGACTGGCCATTGCCGACGAGCTGAAAAAGCGGGTATATGGCGCAGACGCACCCGACGTCCGAGATGCACGGTGCTATGATCGCTAAAGGACATTTTTCCCCCGATATT from bacterium includes the following:
- a CDS encoding type II toxin-antitoxin system HicA family toxin, with protein sequence MKGRDLIKILEGMGCVLVRHGSAHDWYTNYQTKQSQPVPGHSEINDNLAKSIIKKLSNT